A single Lactuca sativa cultivar Salinas chromosome 8, Lsat_Salinas_v11, whole genome shotgun sequence DNA region contains:
- the LOC111910588 gene encoding metallothionein-like protein 4B, with product MADMRGSGVICNESCGCPSPCPGGVACRCKSGGMQSSGGGDEEHKKCSCGEHCGCNPCSCSKESASGGTGKAFCKCADGCTCVTCSS from the exons ATGGCGGACATGAGAGGAAGCGGTGTCATCTGTAATGAGAGTTGCGGCTGTCCTTCGCCTTGCCCCGGCGGTGTTGCATgcag GTGCAAGAGTGGTGGCATGCAGAGCAGCGGCGGTGGGGACGAGGAGCACAAGAAATGTTCATGCGGTGAGCACTGCGGATGCAACCCTTGCAGCTGCTCCAAAGAGTCGGCCTCCGGTGGCACAGGAAAGGCTTTCTGCAAGTGTGCTGATGGTTGCACCTGCGTCACTTGTTCATCTTGA